In Anaerostipes hadrus ATCC 29173 = JCM 17467, a single genomic region encodes these proteins:
- a CDS encoding UDP-N-acetylmuramoyl-L-alanyl-D-glutamate--2,6-diaminopimelate ligase yields the protein MILKELLERSEYTLVQGSEDVEISTLVYDSRKIEKGSVFVCISGAAFDGHKFVAQAAELGAAAVVVEKDVEVPENLTVIKFDNTRLALAEMSAAYFGYPSEELTTIGITGTKGKTTTTYMIRAVLEHAGQKTGLIGTIETIIGDERIPSVNTTPESYIVQESFRKMADAGLKNVVMEVSSQALMLHRTSGFEFDYGIFTNLAEDHIGENEHKDMDDYIHCKSLLFKQCKQGIVNGDDDYVERIIKDHTCAIETYGMKDTNDVYAENITRIQEPGYLGVAYDLKGKQEYNVHVDIPGDFTVYNSLAAISLCRHMGIVKEDVLSALNTIQVKGRLEIIKTPGDYTLMIDYAHNAMSLESLLTTIRKYNPKKIYCLFGCGGNRAKARRYEMGEVSSKLADLTVVTSDNPRNEEPMDIINDILIGVHKADGEYVTIPDRKEAIKYCMEHAGAGDIVILAGKGHEDYQEIKGVKHHMDERDLIQEIIEGR from the coding sequence ATGATTTTAAAAGAATTATTAGAACGTTCAGAATATACCCTCGTGCAGGGAAGTGAAGATGTAGAGATTTCTACATTAGTATATGATTCAAGAAAGATTGAAAAAGGCAGTGTATTTGTATGTATCAGCGGAGCAGCCTTTGATGGTCATAAATTTGTAGCACAGGCTGCTGAACTTGGAGCGGCAGCAGTCGTAGTAGAAAAAGATGTAGAAGTACCAGAAAATCTGACAGTGATCAAGTTTGATAATACAAGACTTGCTTTAGCCGAGATGTCAGCAGCATACTTTGGATATCCATCAGAAGAACTGACAACGATCGGTATCACAGGAACCAAAGGAAAGACAACAACAACGTATATGATCCGTGCAGTCCTAGAACATGCAGGACAGAAAACAGGATTGATCGGAACGATTGAGACAATCATCGGAGATGAGAGAATTCCATCCGTCAATACAACACCAGAATCTTATATCGTACAGGAATCTTTCCGTAAGATGGCGGACGCAGGATTGAAAAATGTTGTTATGGAAGTATCTTCTCAGGCATTGATGCTTCATAGAACAAGTGGATTTGAATTTGATTATGGAATTTTTACAAACCTTGCAGAAGACCATATTGGGGAAAATGAACATAAAGATATGGACGACTATATTCATTGTAAGAGTCTGTTATTTAAGCAGTGTAAACAAGGAATTGTCAATGGAGATGATGACTATGTAGAAAGAATCATCAAAGATCATACATGTGCGATCGAAACATATGGAATGAAGGATACAAACGATGTTTATGCAGAAAATATTACAAGAATTCAGGAACCTGGATACCTTGGAGTTGCTTACGATCTCAAAGGAAAACAGGAATATAACGTACATGTAGATATCCCAGGAGACTTTACAGTTTATAATTCCTTGGCAGCAATCTCTCTTTGCCGCCATATGGGAATTGTCAAAGAAGATGTATTATCAGCATTGAATACAATTCAGGTCAAAGGACGTTTGGAGATCATCAAGACTCCAGGAGATTACACATTAATGATCGACTATGCACATAATGCTATGAGTCTTGAAAGTCTTTTAACAACGATCCGTAAATATAACCCTAAGAAGATCTACTGCTTATTTGGATGCGGTGGAAACCGTGCAAAAGCAAGACGTTATGAGATGGGAGAAGTATCTTCAAAACTTGCAGATCTTACCGTTGTAACATCTGATAATCCAAGAAATGAAGAACCAATGGATATCATCAACGATATTTTGATCGGGGTTCACAAAGCAGATGGAGAATATGTTACGATCCCAGATCGTAAAGAGGCGATCAAATATTGTATGGAACATGCTGGAGCAGGAGATATTGTTATTCTTGCCGGAAAAGGGCATGAAGACTATCAGGAGATCAAAGGTGTGAAACATCATATGGATGAGAGAGATCTGATCCAGGAAATTATCGAAGGAAGATAA
- the spoIVA gene encoding stage IV sporulation protein A, protein MDQFNVYKDMKARTNGEIYIGVVGPVRTGKSTFIKRFMNLMVLPNIEDENDRNRANDELPQSSSGKTIMTTEPKFVPNEAVSIKTEEGIELNVRLIDCVGYMVEGATGHMEGEEERLVKTPWFDYEIPFTKAAAIGTKKVITEHSTIGVVVTCDGSFGEIAAKQYEPAEEETIKQLKALKKPFVVLLNTIHPYSESTKQLAAEKEEKYQTKVLPMNLEQMKKEDIYEIIKSVLMEFPISSIGFYVPRWTEMLKKDHPLKMELLQMARDVITEKTTMRDIYEEQEKEYEYITGQKLESVAMDSGEVVITVKVGDVYYYEFLSETTGMEIRNEYEFIKIMGELAKKKKEYEEVGEALAAVKQRGYGVVTPTKEEIVLEEPQIVKHGSKYGVKIKASAPSIHMIRANISTEIAPIVGEEYQAKDLMDYIEQGSNQPGESMWDVNIFGKTLEQLVGDGMQTKALKMTDESQQKLQDTMEKIINESNGGLVCIII, encoded by the coding sequence ATGGATCAGTTTAATGTATATAAGGATATGAAAGCAAGGACAAACGGAGAGATTTACATTGGTGTTGTTGGTCCGGTGCGAACAGGAAAGAGTACATTTATCAAACGTTTTATGAATCTAATGGTATTGCCAAATATCGAAGATGAAAACGACAGAAATCGTGCAAATGACGAACTTCCACAATCTTCAAGTGGTAAAACGATCATGACAACAGAACCGAAATTTGTTCCAAATGAAGCAGTATCAATAAAGACGGAAGAAGGAATCGAATTAAATGTCCGACTGATCGATTGTGTGGGATATATGGTGGAAGGCGCTACAGGACACATGGAAGGAGAAGAAGAGAGGCTTGTAAAAACACCTTGGTTTGATTATGAAATACCATTTACGAAAGCAGCGGCAATTGGAACAAAGAAAGTGATCACGGAACATTCAACGATCGGTGTAGTTGTAACTTGTGATGGTTCTTTTGGGGAAATTGCAGCAAAACAATATGAGCCAGCGGAAGAAGAAACGATCAAACAACTGAAAGCATTGAAAAAGCCATTTGTTGTTTTATTAAATACGATTCATCCATATTCAGAAAGCACAAAGCAGCTAGCGGCTGAAAAGGAAGAAAAATATCAGACAAAAGTGCTACCAATGAATTTAGAACAGATGAAAAAAGAGGATATTTATGAAATTATAAAGAGTGTGTTGATGGAATTTCCGATTTCATCAATTGGATTTTATGTTCCAAGATGGACAGAGATGTTAAAGAAAGATCATCCATTAAAAATGGAATTACTTCAAATGGCCAGAGATGTGATCACAGAAAAAACAACAATGAGAGACATTTATGAAGAACAAGAAAAAGAATATGAGTACATAACGGGGCAGAAACTAGAATCTGTTGCGATGGACAGTGGGGAAGTGGTCATCACAGTAAAAGTTGGGGATGTATATTATTATGAATTTTTAAGTGAAACAACAGGGATGGAGATTCGCAATGAATATGAATTTATCAAGATCATGGGAGAATTAGCAAAGAAAAAGAAAGAGTACGAAGAAGTTGGAGAAGCATTGGCGGCAGTAAAACAAAGAGGATATGGTGTTGTGACACCGACGAAAGAAGAAATTGTATTAGAAGAACCGCAGATTGTAAAACATGGAAGTAAATACGGAGTAAAAATTAAGGCAAGTGCACCTTCTATTCACATGATCCGTGCAAATATTTCAACGGAGATCGCTCCGATCGTTGGGGAAGAATATCAGGCAAAAGATCTGATGGACTATATTGAGCAGGGATCGAATCAGCCAGGGGAAAGTATGTGGGATGTCAATATTTTTGGAAAGACGTTAGAACAGCTGGTTGGAGACGGTATGCAGACGAAGGCATTAAAAATGACAGATGAGAGTCAGCAAAAGCTTCAGGATACAATGGAAAAGATCATAAATGAAAGTAATGGCGGTCTTGTCTGTATCATTATCTAA
- a CDS encoding shikimate dehydrogenase — MEARISGTTKLFGLIGSPVSHSASPAMQNYGFQACGVDGAYLAFDIKEEEVPEFVKSMRLLNIQGCNVTMPNKTAAAQNMDELSPAAELIGAVNTIVNRDGKLYGHITDGEGFVANLKDHGIGVEGKDIVIFGAGGAATAIQVQCALDGAKSITIFNPRDPFFERAQKMVEKIKAKVPECQVELYDLDAKDTMREKIDAADILVNGTLLGMKPKEDTTVISDTTMFHEGLVVADVVYNPEETKFLREAKEHGCITVPGKGMLLWQGVASFKLFTGKDMPVDEVKERFFQGV; from the coding sequence GTGGAAGCAAGAATTTCAGGAACAACAAAATTATTCGGATTGATTGGTTCACCGGTTTCACATTCCGCATCACCAGCAATGCAGAATTACGGTTTTCAGGCATGTGGAGTCGATGGAGCGTATCTTGCCTTTGATATTAAAGAAGAGGAAGTGCCAGAATTCGTAAAATCCATGCGTCTGTTAAATATTCAGGGATGTAATGTTACAATGCCAAATAAAACAGCAGCAGCTCAGAATATGGATGAATTATCACCAGCAGCAGAATTGATCGGTGCCGTTAACACAATTGTAAACAGAGACGGAAAATTATACGGACATATCACAGATGGTGAAGGTTTTGTTGCAAACTTAAAAGATCATGGAATCGGCGTTGAAGGAAAAGATATCGTAATCTTTGGAGCAGGTGGAGCAGCAACAGCGATTCAGGTACAGTGTGCATTAGATGGAGCAAAATCTATCACGATCTTTAACCCAAGAGATCCATTTTTCGAGAGAGCCCAGAAGATGGTAGAGAAGATCAAAGCTAAGGTACCAGAATGTCAGGTAGAATTATATGATCTCGATGCGAAAGATACAATGCGTGAAAAGATTGATGCAGCAGATATTTTAGTTAATGGAACATTACTTGGAATGAAACCAAAAGAAGATACAACAGTGATCTCAGATACAACAATGTTTCATGAAGGATTAGTTGTAGCTGATGTTGTATATAATCCAGAAGAGACAAAATTCTTAAGAGAAGCAAAAGAACATGGATGTATCACAGTTCCAGGAAAAGGAATGCTATTATGGCAGGGAGTTGCATCTTTCAAATTATTTACAGGGAAAGATATGCCAGTTGATGAAGTGAAAGAAAGATTCTTCCAGGGAGTATAA